A region from the Saccharomonospora azurea NA-128 genome encodes:
- a CDS encoding PaaI family thioesterase encodes MQTAPTVDDDGTALFHRTMPFTERLGFEVLRHSRELVVARIAHDESLCTLGGVLHGGVLMSLADSAAAVCAFLNLPEGAQGTTTVESKTNFLRAVRSGHATASSTPLHAGGRVIVVETEIHDDDGRLVAKITQSQAVLRS; translated from the coding sequence ATGCAGACAGCGCCCACCGTCGACGACGACGGCACCGCCCTGTTCCACCGCACCATGCCGTTCACCGAGCGGTTGGGATTCGAGGTGCTCCGGCACTCCCGGGAACTCGTCGTGGCCCGGATCGCGCACGACGAGTCGCTCTGCACGCTCGGCGGGGTTCTGCACGGCGGTGTGCTGATGTCCCTGGCCGACTCGGCCGCGGCCGTGTGCGCGTTCCTCAACCTCCCCGAGGGTGCGCAGGGCACCACCACCGTCGAGTCGAAGACCAACTTCCTCCGTGCCGTCCGGTCCGGACACGCCACCGCGTCGTCGACACCACTGCACGCGGGTGGCCGCGTGATCGTGGTGGAGACCGAGATCCACGACGACGACGGCCGGCTCGTCGCCAAGATCACCCAGAGCCAAGCGGTGCTGCGCTCCTGA
- a CDS encoding long-chain fatty acid--CoA ligase: MLSTMQDDQLSLAYLLQHGARAHGDAEVTTWTDSGPRKTTFARIGKRAAQLAHALRELGVTGDQRVATFMWNNAEHLECYLAVPAMGAVLHTLNIRLFAEQLVYVANHAEDHVVVVDGSVLPLFAKNLPELKTVKHVIVANGDAAALEAPEGVTVHSYEELLAGRPETFDWPDIDERSAAAMCYTSGTTGDPKGVVYSHRSIWLHSMQVCMTDTMRLTDTDKALVIVPMFHAMSWGMPYAAFMVGTSMVLPDRFLQPGPIAEILAAEKPTFAGAVPTIWQGLLQHLDANPQDISHLREVVVGGSAAPPSMMHAFEERYGVPVVHAWGMTETSPLGSVARPPARATGEEAWRYRYTQGRFPASVKARLVDDHGNEVPWDGESVGELEVKGPWIAASYYGGVDPDKFHDGWLRTGDVGTITPDGYLTLTDRSKDVIKSGGEWISSVDLENAVMAHAAVAEAAVIAVPDEKWDERPLVAVVVRDGHEVTAEELREFLAARVAKWQLPEHWTFVAEVPKTSVGKFDKKRLRADHAGGKLDVTHF; this comes from the coding sequence ATGTTGAGCACGATGCAGGACGATCAGCTGTCCCTGGCGTATCTGCTGCAGCACGGCGCACGAGCGCACGGCGACGCCGAGGTCACGACGTGGACGGACAGCGGGCCGAGGAAGACGACCTTCGCACGCATCGGCAAGCGCGCGGCCCAACTCGCACACGCACTGCGGGAACTCGGTGTCACGGGCGACCAGCGGGTCGCCACGTTCATGTGGAACAACGCCGAGCACCTGGAGTGCTACCTGGCGGTGCCCGCCATGGGCGCCGTGCTGCACACACTCAACATCCGGCTGTTCGCCGAGCAGCTCGTGTACGTGGCGAACCACGCCGAGGACCACGTCGTCGTGGTGGACGGCTCGGTGCTGCCCCTGTTCGCCAAGAACCTGCCCGAGCTGAAGACCGTCAAGCACGTGATCGTGGCGAACGGCGACGCCGCCGCACTCGAGGCGCCGGAGGGCGTCACCGTGCACTCCTACGAGGAACTGCTGGCCGGCAGGCCGGAGACGTTCGACTGGCCCGACATCGACGAACGCTCCGCCGCCGCCATGTGCTACACCTCCGGCACCACGGGCGACCCCAAGGGCGTCGTCTACTCCCACCGCTCGATCTGGCTGCACTCCATGCAGGTGTGCATGACCGACACGATGCGCCTGACCGACACCGACAAGGCGCTCGTGATCGTGCCGATGTTCCACGCCATGTCGTGGGGCATGCCGTACGCGGCGTTCATGGTCGGGACGTCGATGGTGCTGCCCGACCGGTTCCTGCAACCCGGTCCGATCGCGGAGATCCTCGCCGCCGAGAAGCCGACGTTCGCCGGCGCGGTGCCGACGATCTGGCAGGGCTTGCTCCAGCACCTCGACGCCAACCCCCAGGACATCTCGCACCTGCGCGAGGTCGTGGTGGGCGGGTCGGCCGCCCCGCCGTCGATGATGCACGCCTTCGAGGAGCGCTACGGCGTGCCCGTCGTGCACGCGTGGGGCATGACCGAGACCTCCCCGCTGGGCAGCGTCGCGCGGCCCCCGGCGCGCGCCACGGGCGAGGAGGCCTGGCGCTACCGCTACACCCAGGGCCGGTTCCCCGCGTCCGTCAAGGCCCGCCTCGTCGACGACCACGGCAACGAGGTGCCGTGGGACGGCGAGAGCGTCGGCGAACTGGAGGTCAAGGGCCCGTGGATCGCGGCGTCCTACTACGGCGGCGTCGATCCCGACAAGTTCCACGACGGGTGGTTGCGCACCGGAGACGTCGGCACGATCACTCCCGACGGCTACCTGACCCTCACCGACCGCTCCAAGGACGTCATCAAGTCCGGCGGTGAATGGATCTCGTCGGTCGACCTCGAGAACGCCGTGATGGCGCACGCCGCGGTCGCCGAGGCGGCGGTCATCGCCGTGCCCGACGAGAAGTGGGACGAACGCCCCCTCGTCGCGGTCGTCGTGCGGGACGGCCACGAGGTGACGGCCGAGGAACTCCGCGAGTTCCTGGCGGCACGGGTCGCCAAGTGGCAGCTGCCCGAGCACTGGACGTTCGTGGCCGAGGTGCCCAAGACCAGTGTCGGCAAGTTCGACAAGAAGCGCCTGCGCGCCGACCACGCCGGGGGCAAGCTCGACGTCACGCACTTCTAG
- a CDS encoding TetR/AcrR family transcriptional regulator: MSRERHIPPRSGTAGSERASTGRVPDDVLLDAARACVLTGGVRRTTLTDIARTAGVSRMTLYRRYPDVRSILAALMTRELGALLHGVNATVAVALPARSRLVELGVAAVRALVADPLLRTVLDRDAELLLPYITERVGSTQRLAEQVLADLIAQGHADGSVRVGDPAVQVRALLLTVQSFVLSWRPATRDVPAEPLLSELRHLLERSLTP; this comes from the coding sequence ATGAGCCGAGAACGTCACATCCCTCCGCGGTCCGGAACGGCCGGGAGTGAACGGGCCTCCACCGGGCGGGTACCCGACGACGTGCTCCTCGACGCGGCACGCGCGTGCGTGCTGACCGGCGGCGTCCGCCGGACGACCCTCACCGACATCGCACGCACGGCGGGCGTGAGCCGCATGACGCTGTACCGGCGGTACCCGGACGTGCGCAGCATCCTCGCGGCGCTCATGACCCGCGAGCTCGGCGCGCTGCTCCACGGGGTGAACGCCACCGTCGCCGTCGCACTGCCCGCGCGGTCCCGGCTCGTGGAACTGGGTGTGGCGGCCGTGCGCGCACTCGTCGCCGATCCCCTGCTGCGCACCGTGCTCGACCGCGACGCCGAGCTGCTCCTGCCGTACATCACCGAACGTGTGGGCAGCACGCAGCGACTCGCCGAACAGGTGCTGGCCGACCTGATCGCCCAGGGACACGCCGACGGCTCGGTCCGGGTCGGCGACCCGGCGGTCCAGGTCAGGGCCCTGCTGCTCACGGTGCAGTCGTTCGTCCTCTCCTGGCGTCCCGCCACCCGGGACGTCCCGGCGGAGCCGCTGCTGTCCGAACTCCGACACCTCCTGGAAAGAAGCCTGACGCCATGA
- a CDS encoding cytochrome P450, producing the protein MTTSPQQRTLAEMTGLTPLSHIVNSQNPQAVYSELRARWGQVAPVELLPQVNGWLVMGHSEICQVARNERLFSHDPRSWREYTSGVIPPDAPLAALLSPLENAVYADGEKHRRLRAPVEEGFDDLDEHRLRRTVEQICIGLLDEFSMRGHADLVSEYSAAIPMLVILSLLGVSTEDQEKLRATLLAGIESYFADDSMQRLLVALLQDRRARPQDDLTSKFVRHPSLRSDDEVLHAMMMVIGMGYEVTGIWIAMALRLMLTDRRFTARMRGGRLGIDEALDEVLWRDPPVANLMGRYAAADCELAGQPIRRGDAVILSFAAGNADYRVRTNDPWLEIGNRAYLSFSAGSHACPAQRAGRLIARIAVETALYAFDDVTVAVPVEELTFTPALWNRHLTSLPVRFTPSATAHR; encoded by the coding sequence ATGACGACGTCGCCGCAGCAGCGGACGCTGGCCGAGATGACCGGGCTGACGCCGCTGTCGCACATCGTGAACTCGCAGAACCCGCAGGCTGTGTACAGCGAACTGCGAGCCCGCTGGGGCCAGGTCGCCCCGGTGGAGCTGTTGCCGCAGGTCAACGGGTGGCTCGTGATGGGGCACTCCGAGATCTGCCAGGTCGCTCGCAACGAACGGCTGTTCTCCCACGACCCGCGGAGCTGGCGCGAGTACACGAGCGGCGTCATCCCGCCGGACGCGCCGCTGGCGGCGTTGCTGTCACCGCTGGAGAACGCCGTCTACGCCGACGGCGAGAAGCACCGACGGTTGCGCGCTCCGGTCGAGGAGGGCTTCGACGACCTCGACGAACACCGCCTGCGCAGGACCGTCGAGCAGATCTGCATTGGCCTGCTCGACGAGTTCTCCATGCGCGGCCACGCGGACCTCGTGAGCGAGTATTCCGCCGCCATCCCCATGCTGGTGATCCTGTCGCTCCTCGGCGTGTCCACTGAGGACCAGGAGAAACTGCGGGCGACCCTGTTGGCGGGCATCGAGTCGTACTTCGCCGACGACTCGATGCAGCGGCTGCTCGTCGCGTTGCTGCAGGACAGGCGGGCTCGACCGCAGGATGATTTGACCTCGAAGTTCGTGCGGCACCCCTCGTTGCGCAGCGACGACGAGGTACTGCACGCCATGATGATGGTGATCGGCATGGGCTACGAGGTCACCGGCATCTGGATCGCGATGGCGTTGCGTCTGATGCTGACCGACCGCCGGTTCACCGCGCGGATGCGCGGCGGTCGACTCGGGATCGACGAGGCCCTCGACGAGGTGCTGTGGCGCGACCCGCCCGTGGCGAACCTGATGGGTCGCTACGCGGCGGCCGACTGCGAGCTCGCCGGTCAACCGATCCGGCGCGGGGACGCGGTCATCCTCAGTTTCGCGGCGGGCAACGCGGACTACCGCGTGCGCACCAACGACCCGTGGCTGGAGATCGGCAACCGCGCCTACCTGTCGTTCAGCGCGGGTTCCCATGCCTGCCCGGCGCAGCGTGCGGGGCGGCTGATCGCACGTATCGCGGTCGAGACCGCACTGTACGCATTCGACGACGTCACGGTCGCGGTTCCGGTGGAGGAGCTGACGTTCACGCCGGCGTTGTGGAACCGGCACCTGACCTCGCTCCCGGTGCGCTTCACCCCGTCCGCGACAGCCCACCGCTGA
- a CDS encoding ABC transporter permease — protein MPESVTRQRESTTVATAARQLRTHLHTGYFITSTTLVLAALTCVALLHVSVFRELGGTTVGVTGQANAITDPLRRAAENAGEDLRVVRYPDAEGGRADVERGVLDVFVSGSAANLHALTGSGLDDSVRSLLTGVTRSEIVAAKLAEAGADPATAQDDVMAAEIEVETLQPAVASRGERSITALAVVALLVVTLAGGGVVVVRGLARLRGRGAAARQRSFVVATVAGAGLAGALQLVVLGAAALVVAVVTGVAPPSGVAVTTLAWGLVWFGLGWTFYAPVSVLTSPPWSGRPTGLPAALVLLAALGTTMAVSPQPDSPTAFVLSFVPPLSPFAVPIRIATGVAEPIEVVVAAALTLAAAALLARAARTTLRPAHP, from the coding sequence GTGCCCGAGAGCGTGACCCGACAGCGCGAGTCGACGACGGTCGCCACCGCTGCCCGCCAACTGCGCACCCACCTGCACACGGGCTACTTCATCACCAGCACCACGCTCGTGCTCGCCGCACTCACGTGCGTCGCCCTGCTCCACGTGTCGGTGTTCCGGGAACTCGGGGGCACCACGGTGGGCGTCACCGGCCAGGCCAACGCCATCACCGACCCGCTGCGGCGCGCCGCCGAGAACGCGGGCGAAGACCTCCGCGTCGTGCGCTACCCCGATGCCGAGGGCGGGCGAGCCGACGTCGAACGCGGCGTGCTCGACGTGTTCGTCTCCGGCAGCGCCGCGAACCTCCACGCGCTCACCGGGTCCGGGCTCGACGACTCCGTGCGCAGTCTGCTCACCGGTGTCACGCGGTCCGAGATCGTCGCGGCGAAACTCGCGGAGGCCGGAGCCGATCCGGCCACCGCGCAGGACGACGTGATGGCCGCCGAGATCGAGGTGGAGACGCTGCAACCGGCCGTCGCGTCGCGCGGCGAGCGGTCGATCACGGCGTTGGCGGTCGTCGCGCTGCTCGTGGTGACCCTGGCGGGTGGCGGCGTCGTGGTGGTCCGTGGCCTGGCTCGGCTCCGAGGGCGTGGGGCGGCGGCGCGTCAGCGGTCGTTCGTCGTCGCCACGGTGGCGGGCGCGGGACTCGCGGGCGCGCTGCAACTCGTCGTGCTCGGCGCGGCTGCCCTGGTGGTCGCCGTCGTGACAGGTGTGGCGCCACCCTCCGGCGTCGCCGTGACCACGCTCGCGTGGGGCCTGGTGTGGTTCGGGCTCGGGTGGACGTTCTACGCGCCGGTGTCGGTGTTGACGTCGCCGCCCTGGAGCGGGCGGCCCACGGGGCTTCCCGCGGCGCTGGTCCTGCTGGCGGCCTTGGGCACCACCATGGCCGTGTCACCGCAGCCCGACAGTCCCACCGCGTTCGTCCTGTCGTTCGTGCCGCCGCTCTCGCCGTTCGCGGTGCCGATCCGCATCGCCACCGGTGTGGCCGAGCCGATCGAGGTCGTCGTGGCCGCGGCACTCACCCTCGCGGCCGCCGCCCTCCTCGCCCGAGCGGCGAGAACGACGCTGCGCCCCGCCCACCCCTGA
- the mihF gene encoding integration host factor, actinobacterial type has protein sequence MALPTLTPEQRAEALAKAAEARKARSELLANIKSGKESIDAVLNRAKEDKTVGKTKVTQLLKAVPGLGQVKVTALMEQAGIDPDRRAAGLGDRQREALINALK, from the coding sequence TTGGCACTTCCCACCTTGACCCCGGAGCAACGGGCTGAGGCTCTCGCCAAGGCCGCAGAGGCCAGGAAGGCGCGGTCCGAACTGCTCGCCAACATCAAGTCGGGCAAGGAGAGCATCGACGCGGTGCTCAACCGAGCCAAGGAAGACAAGACCGTCGGGAAGACGAAGGTGACGCAGCTGCTCAAGGCCGTCCCGGGCCTCGGCCAGGTGAAGGTCACGGCGCTGATGGAGCAGGCGGGTATCGACCCCGACCGCAGGGCCGCGGGACTGGGCGACCGGCAGCGCGAAGCGCTCATCAACGCCCTCAAGTGA
- a CDS encoding isochorismate synthase, whose amino-acid sequence MNTGSPAGLLSRYRRGDFFLATADRTLLARGVHTAITDVDEFALADRVGATLRDGLADAPRLAVGALPFHSGPDTPGHLVVPAEAEVSGAVHPHTVAWSRRAVGNPVDVRPVPEPARHVQAVASAVDALAARDLRKVVLARALDVEFGEPVSPEAVLHNLVLDNDRGYTFATGLPNGATLLGASPELLLSRHGRTVVSHPHAGSAPRSPDPDVDERNAKALLASRKDHVEHGVLTEAVVETLRPYCRRLHVPSGPSLVSTPTMWHLGTTVTGELSDPAVTALHLAAALHPTPAICGTPTSSARQLVTELETFDRGYYAGAVGWVDAKGDGEWAVSIRCAEVTEHSLRLYAGGGIMPESDPRTELEETSAKFATLLRAMGLPQE is encoded by the coding sequence GTGAACACAGGAAGCCCCGCCGGCCTCCTGTCGCGCTACCGCCGGGGTGACTTCTTCCTCGCCACCGCCGATCGCACGCTCCTCGCCCGTGGCGTCCACACCGCGATCACCGATGTCGACGAGTTCGCGCTCGCCGACCGTGTGGGAGCGACGCTGCGCGACGGACTCGCCGACGCGCCCCGGCTGGCCGTGGGCGCGTTGCCGTTCCACAGCGGCCCCGACACCCCCGGACATCTCGTCGTGCCCGCCGAGGCCGAGGTGAGCGGCGCGGTGCACCCGCACACCGTGGCGTGGTCGCGACGCGCCGTGGGGAATCCCGTCGACGTCCGCCCGGTGCCCGAGCCCGCCCGGCACGTCCAGGCGGTCGCCTCGGCCGTCGACGCGCTGGCGGCGCGCGACCTGCGCAAGGTCGTGCTGGCCCGTGCGCTGGACGTCGAGTTCGGCGAGCCCGTGTCACCCGAGGCCGTGCTGCACAACCTCGTCCTGGACAACGACCGGGGCTACACCTTCGCGACCGGGTTGCCGAACGGCGCGACCCTCCTGGGTGCGAGCCCGGAGCTGCTGCTGTCCCGCCACGGCCGGACGGTCGTGTCGCACCCCCACGCCGGCTCCGCACCGAGGTCACCGGACCCCGACGTCGACGAGCGGAACGCGAAGGCGCTGCTGGCCTCCCGCAAGGACCACGTCGAACACGGCGTGCTCACGGAAGCGGTGGTGGAGACGCTCCGGCCCTACTGCCGGCGGCTGCACGTGCCGTCGGGCCCGTCGTTGGTGTCCACACCGACGATGTGGCACCTCGGCACGACCGTCACGGGAGAGTTGTCGGACCCCGCTGTCACGGCATTGCACCTCGCCGCCGCCCTGCACCCCACCCCTGCCATCTGCGGAACGCCGACGTCGTCGGCGCGGCAGCTCGTCACCGAACTGGAAACGTTCGACCGCGGCTACTACGCCGGTGCGGTCGGCTGGGTGGACGCGAAGGGCGACGGCGAATGGGCCGTCTCGATCCGTTGCGCCGAAGTGACGGAGCATTCGCTCCGGCTGTACGCGGGCGGCGGGATCATGCCGGAATCCGATCCGAGAACGGAACTGGAGGAAACGTCGGCCAAATTCGCGACGTTGTTGCGCGCGATGGGCCTACCCCAGGAGTGA
- a CDS encoding FAD-binding oxidoreductase: protein SALTVPPSRLDAAARAALAAVVGEDHLLDTEGERLGRAGGLSYLDLLRRRHPDGLAVPDAVVVPADPDEVQRVVDVCVSHDVGVVPFGGGTSVVGGVAALRGDKEAVIALDLHRLDRLVSVDPTSRLAVFQAGVRGPAAQRLLAAHGLTLGHVPQSFERATLGGFAATRSAGQASSGYGRFEDMVQGVRLATPSGPWRLGVAPASAAGPDLRALAVGSEGTLGVITEVTVRVRPLPERERYEGFVLRGWHDAMHVVRTLAQNGLSADVMRVSDVEETEVTLALKGGVVTSALRGYLAARRVHEPCLLILGWYGRAPQRARALKVLRAAGAVSLGRAPGEAWRHGRFSGPRQRDALLDAGVCVETLETATHWSRLGELHDAVSAALRGALDRPVLMCHISHAYETGASLYFTVLAARDPRDPFGQWERAKQAASEAISGRGTITHHHAVGVDHAPYLRAEIGDVGMSVLSAAKHATDPTNILNPGKLGL from the coding sequence ACTCGGCTCTCACCGTGCCGCCGTCGCGGCTGGACGCCGCAGCGCGGGCCGCCCTCGCCGCGGTGGTGGGCGAAGACCACCTGCTCGACACCGAGGGCGAGCGGCTCGGTCGCGCGGGCGGCCTGTCGTACCTGGACCTCCTCCGCCGCCGCCACCCGGACGGGCTCGCCGTTCCCGACGCCGTGGTGGTGCCCGCCGATCCGGACGAGGTGCAGCGGGTGGTGGACGTGTGCGTGTCCCACGACGTCGGTGTGGTGCCGTTCGGCGGTGGCACGTCCGTCGTCGGTGGCGTGGCCGCGCTGCGCGGCGACAAGGAGGCGGTGATCGCGCTCGACCTGCATCGGCTCGACCGGCTCGTCTCCGTCGATCCGACGTCGCGGTTGGCCGTGTTCCAGGCCGGTGTGCGCGGGCCGGCGGCGCAGCGCCTGCTCGCCGCGCACGGCCTGACACTCGGGCACGTCCCGCAGTCGTTCGAGCGGGCCACGCTCGGAGGGTTCGCCGCCACGCGGTCGGCGGGGCAGGCGTCGTCGGGCTACGGCCGGTTCGAGGACATGGTGCAGGGCGTGCGCCTGGCGACCCCGTCGGGGCCGTGGCGACTCGGTGTGGCGCCGGCGTCCGCCGCGGGGCCCGATCTGCGGGCGTTGGCGGTCGGCAGTGAGGGCACGCTCGGCGTGATCACCGAGGTCACCGTGCGCGTGCGCCCGCTGCCGGAGCGGGAGCGCTACGAGGGTTTCGTGTTGCGGGGCTGGCACGACGCCATGCACGTCGTGCGCACGCTCGCGCAGAACGGTCTGTCGGCCGACGTCATGCGGGTGTCCGATGTGGAGGAGACCGAGGTGACGCTCGCGCTCAAGGGCGGGGTCGTGACGTCGGCCCTGCGCGGCTATCTCGCCGCGCGCCGGGTGCACGAGCCGTGCCTGCTGATCCTCGGCTGGTACGGGCGGGCGCCCCAGCGCGCGCGGGCTCTGAAGGTGCTGCGTGCGGCGGGCGCCGTGTCGCTCGGCCGGGCGCCGGGCGAGGCCTGGCGACACGGCCGGTTCTCCGGTCCCCGGCAGCGGGACGCCCTGCTCGACGCCGGGGTGTGCGTGGAGACGTTGGAGACGGCCACGCACTGGTCGCGGTTGGGCGAGCTCCACGACGCGGTGTCCGCGGCTCTGCGGGGCGCCCTCGACCGGCCGGTGCTCATGTGCCACATCTCCCACGCCTACGAGACGGGTGCGTCGCTGTACTTCACCGTGCTCGCGGCCCGCGACCCGCGCGACCCGTTCGGACAGTGGGAGCGCGCGAAGCAGGCCGCCAGCGAGGCGATCAGCGGGCGCGGCACGATCACCCACCACCACGCGGTGGGCGTGGACCACGCGCCCTACCTGCGCGCCGAGATCGGGGACGTGGGCATGTCGGTGCTGAGCGCGGCGAAGCACGCGACCGACCCCACGAACATCCTCAACCCGGGCAAGCTGGGCCTGTAA
- a CDS encoding glycerol-3-phosphate dehydrogenase/oxidase, producing MSATNLIHASLTARRRARELDALTSGEQVDVLVVGGGVTGAGVALDAASRGLSVALVEAHDLAFGTSRFSSKLVHGGLRYLAHGRLGLARESAVERDVLLRRTAPHLTRPLAQLFPRYADTPAREYALTAAGLTAGDALRRFAGTPSTLLPRPRTVPAAAALTLVPGLRATGLRGGLLAFDGALTDDARLVVALARTAAGLGARILTRVRALELRGDQVRARDELTGDTVDLRARQVVNAAGVWSGGLVPNVRLRPSRGSHLVLDARSTGLGETALMVGVPGELNRFVFLLPQPGGTVYLGLTDEPLDGEATDHTDVPDTDVDFLLDVASTVLDRPLTHDDVRGSFAGLRPLLDTPGGRTADLSREHAVLTDPGTGVVTVVGGKLTTYRVMAEQAVDAAVTEAGLRAPSSRTGRLPLVGAASRAALTTVDAPRRLVGKYGIEAPRVAALGDVDHALARPLFPGCATTAAEVVWAVRHEGALDADDVLHRRTRLGLVPDDAEKARPAVSDLVERSLRGLA from the coding sequence ATGAGCGCAACGAACCTGATCCACGCCTCCCTCACCGCCCGGCGACGCGCCCGCGAACTCGACGCACTCACGTCGGGCGAACAGGTGGACGTGCTCGTGGTGGGCGGTGGCGTGACCGGCGCCGGGGTCGCGCTCGACGCGGCGTCGCGTGGGCTCTCGGTCGCGCTGGTGGAGGCGCACGACCTGGCGTTCGGCACCTCCCGGTTCTCCAGCAAGCTCGTCCACGGCGGCCTCCGCTACCTCGCTCACGGCCGCCTGGGACTGGCCCGCGAGAGCGCCGTCGAACGCGACGTCCTCCTGCGTCGCACCGCACCTCACCTGACCCGGCCGCTGGCCCAGCTCTTCCCCCGCTACGCCGACACACCGGCGCGGGAGTACGCGCTCACCGCCGCCGGGCTCACGGCGGGCGACGCGCTGCGCCGGTTCGCCGGGACCCCGTCGACCCTGCTGCCCCGCCCCCGGACGGTGCCCGCCGCCGCGGCACTGACGCTGGTGCCGGGACTGCGTGCCACGGGCCTTCGCGGTGGCCTGCTGGCGTTCGACGGCGCCCTGACCGACGACGCGCGACTCGTCGTGGCTCTCGCCAGGACGGCGGCCGGGCTCGGCGCGCGAATCCTGACCCGGGTGCGCGCCCTCGAACTGCGGGGCGACCAGGTCCGGGCACGCGACGAGCTGACGGGCGACACCGTCGACCTGCGCGCCCGTCAGGTCGTCAACGCCGCGGGAGTATGGTCGGGCGGACTGGTGCCGAACGTCCGGCTGCGACCGTCCCGCGGGTCGCACCTCGTCCTCGACGCCCGCAGCACGGGCCTCGGGGAGACGGCGCTCATGGTCGGTGTCCCGGGAGAGCTCAACCGGTTCGTGTTCCTGCTGCCCCAACCCGGCGGCACCGTCTACCTCGGACTGACCGACGAACCGCTGGACGGCGAGGCGACCGACCACACCGACGTCCCCGACACCGACGTCGACTTCCTGCTCGACGTGGCCTCCACCGTGCTCGACCGGCCACTCACCCACGACGACGTCCGCGGCTCGTTCGCCGGCCTGCGCCCGCTGCTCGACACTCCCGGCGGCCGCACCGCGGACCTGTCCCGCGAACACGCCGTGCTCACCGACCCCGGTACGGGCGTGGTGACGGTCGTGGGCGGCAAGCTCACCACCTACCGGGTGATGGCCGAGCAGGCCGTGGACGCCGCCGTAACGGAAGCCGGGCTGCGCGCACCGTCCTCGCGGACCGGGCGGCTCCCCCTCGTGGGCGCGGCGAGCCGAGCGGCATTGACCACTGTGGACGCACCCCGCAGGTTGGTGGGCAAGTACGGCATCGAGGCACCCCGCGTGGCCGCGCTCGGCGACGTCGACCACGCACTCGCGCGTCCCCTGTTCCCCGGATGCGCCACCACGGCCGCCGAAGTCGTGTGGGCGGTGCGCCACGAGGGAGCACTCGACGCCGACGACGTGCTGCACCGCCGCACCCGCCTGGGCCTGGTGCCCGACGACGCGGAGAAGGCGCGTCCCGCCGTGTCCGACCTGGTCGAGCGATCGTTGCGGGGCCTCGCCTGA
- a CDS encoding C39 family peptidase gives MDIDYHEWSGEAQFGHGESSGTEVGNAGLRIGTAAGVQDGAEYAWWTSPEHDVPFDADELVVSWNAVTPPGTWLTVEVEAHTDSGQRTPWFSMGRWSFDETDVRSTSVPGQRDETAHVAVDRLVAADGVRLRGYRLRVTLCRAGGTDAGPVLSAVGAVASAVEPRTEVATSPPGPGLGIELPVPRYAQYLHRGHFAEYGGGGDGWCSPASTEMVVEYWGVGPTEAQLAWIPHDHPDRSVVHAARHTFDHAYGGTGNWAFNVAYASQYGLRGRVTRLASLRDVEQHVAHGVPVIVSVSFIEGELPGADYATKGHLLVVVGFTGTGDVIAHDPAAEDAASVRRVYLRAAFETVWQRTRRTEEDGAVVGTPAGIAYLIAPPGASLR, from the coding sequence GTGGACATCGACTACCACGAGTGGAGTGGCGAGGCGCAGTTCGGCCACGGCGAGTCGTCGGGCACCGAGGTGGGGAACGCCGGGTTGCGGATCGGTACCGCCGCCGGAGTCCAGGACGGCGCCGAGTACGCCTGGTGGACCTCGCCGGAACACGACGTGCCCTTCGACGCCGACGAGCTCGTCGTCTCGTGGAACGCGGTCACACCGCCCGGCACGTGGCTCACCGTCGAGGTGGAGGCGCACACCGACTCGGGGCAGCGCACACCGTGGTTCTCGATGGGCCGCTGGTCGTTCGACGAGACCGACGTCCGGAGCACGTCGGTGCCCGGGCAGCGCGACGAGACGGCGCACGTGGCGGTCGACCGACTGGTGGCGGCCGACGGCGTGCGGCTGCGCGGCTACCGGCTCCGGGTGACGCTGTGTCGTGCCGGGGGCACCGACGCCGGCCCCGTGCTGAGCGCCGTGGGCGCCGTCGCCTCCGCCGTGGAGCCGCGCACCGAGGTCGCGACCTCGCCGCCCGGCCCCGGGCTCGGCATCGAACTCCCCGTGCCGCGCTACGCCCAGTACCTCCACAGAGGACACTTCGCCGAGTACGGCGGCGGGGGCGACGGCTGGTGCAGTCCGGCCTCCACCGAGATGGTGGTCGAGTACTGGGGCGTGGGACCGACCGAGGCGCAACTCGCGTGGATTCCGCACGACCACCCCGACCGCAGCGTCGTGCACGCCGCGAGGCACACCTTCGACCACGCCTACGGCGGCACGGGCAACTGGGCATTCAACGTGGCGTACGCGTCGCAGTACGGCCTGCGGGGCCGGGTCACCCGCCTGGCGTCGTTGCGCGACGTCGAACAGCACGTCGCCCACGGTGTCCCGGTGATCGTCTCCGTGTCGTTCATCGAGGGCGAGCTCCCCGGAGCGGACTACGCCACCAAGGGGCACCTGCTGGTGGTGGTCGGGTTCACCGGCACCGGCGACGTCATCGCGCACGACCCCGCCGCCGAGGACGCCGCCTCGGTCCGGAGGGTGTACCTGCGGGCGGCGTTCGAGACCGTCTGGCAGCGCACGCGGCGGACCGAGGAGGACGGCGCCGTCGTCGGCACGCCCGCGGGCATCGCCTACCTCATCGCGCCGCCCGGGGCGTCACTCCGCTGA